AAACAAGATCCGAATTAAACGTTTCCTTCTCCTTGCTCTCACAGCACTTTGTCTTTTACGACAGCTTTCCCCTTACATTATAAATACTTATACAGATAGCTGTCTCTCCTACTGGACCCACTTTGAGGGGAAGAACTGTGTCTTACTAACCTTTGGCACCTCTGCACATATCCTAATACCTATTTCCTCAGGGTTACTctgtaatatttaataaatatgttaatgaaaaattgaatgagtgaagaaagaaataggaaagccCAGAGGGTGCTCGGGGATTGGTGAGTTAACTAGTCAGGATACTCAGGGATTAGTGAGTTAGCTAGTCAGAGGATATGCACAGATTGGTGAGTTAACTAATCAGGATTCTCAGGGATTAGTGAGTTATTGTCAGGATACTCAGGGATTAGTGAGTTAACTAGTTTGGGGTGGAAGTGGAACTAATCTGGAGGTTGCTGCTCGTCAGGCCACACTGGGCTTGGCTCCACAGATAATGGAGGAACGAGGTAGATTTTCAGCATGGTAATTATGAAGTGTTGAAGTGACCCTGGTGACAGCAGCTGCAACCCTTTATTGACCGGACGAAGTGCTTTGCGTGTGTTCGCTTGTTTAATTCTCATCATTCTGCGGATTAGGTGATATTAACTCCATTTGTGTTGACTGTATCTTTGAGAGGCTACGGAAATTACTTAGAATCGCACAGTCAGCAGACGGCCTAGCCAAGACTTGAACCCTGGTGTGTTTTACTGCAATTCCCATGCCTCCCACTAGCCACAGGGCTCCCTCAGGGACTCTGGTGATGACAGGAAGCATGGACAGGACAATGCCTGGACCATTTGCAGTCTTACGCTTAGGTCTCTGAaatgtgaaaatgcagatttgtCATCGGGTGAATCGAGCAGAGATTCACTGATGAAAAGAGATGTACTTCCTCTCATGGTACGCCTTAAACAGTACCTCTTCCAAGCCTGGAATCGCTCCTCGGACTAACTGCTCGgagcacagaaacagaaagagaagtgcTCAGTTACCGTGAGATCAAGTCTGACTTCATCTCTGTCTACAATTAATTATTCTCAATCAGATAACTCAAAGAGGTGTCAGGTTTTGCCTGATgaacttaaaaggaaaatttctGTTCCCTATCCTCTTCTGACCTTATTTAATTATCTGAATATTTGCATTTAGTATTTGACATGCTAACATCTAATGTTGGGGGTTCGTGGTAGTAAACCCATAAATTCTTTCCATCTTTAGAAAAATAGTTCACTGTGAATTAATTTTGACTCATTTCAATAGCAGTGATAATACTACATTCATTTGCTATTCCAGTAGCTATTACTTGCATCTTGACACAAATTGCTTTAtaattcagtctttatttttcagttgccTGAAATAATATCCTCAGTAGGTAAGGCCTTTCATCAAGAAATTGCTCCCAAGTACCCCATGTTCTAATGCCACCTTATTTTCTTCAGAGCATAATTTCAGTGGACTCATGGAAGATTTGAATTGAAATCCAATGTCTGTCTACTGCTGAAGTACCAGGAGCAATAAATGGCTCCTTTTTTTGTAGATGATTAAATAACAAAGTGCAGCTTAGGCATCTCATAATCACCAAGCCCAAATCATGCTATTGAATGAATTCTCCAACTGTGGCAGAAATCTTTCTAATACACAGGAGGAAAGGAGATGAAAGAAACCAGCCTTTCAAAGCTTTGTCCCGAGGAAGGACCGCGACTGTTATCTTCCCGGGTGATCATTGACATCGCATCAAGGTTGAATTACTGGCTTAGCTGAATGGGTCTGGGAGGATGAATCTAAAATCAAATGCCAGTTGAAGAGCACAATCTATGAAGAAAGGCAGTGGATGCAATTGAAGAATCATATGTGAGGGGATATAAGTTCGGCTTATTCAGAAATGAGAGTGACTGAATCTTCTTGTCACTTGGTGATCAATACATATTCTAGAAAAAACTGTTGCACTTCAGGTGACTTCCAGCCTAAGGATTAGGCAGAACCCTCTCCTCCTCACTTAATTTGATCTTCTCATTGCACCATCCTTATTTGCTAATGGAAACCTGACTCTAATTACCTGAAACATTGGGGCTGATACTTCCTACCCATCTTTACTATATTGAGGAAAACTGCTTGTTCctaaaaaatctaaataataagGTTATGGATAATCCTCATGGAATGTTCATTTTTGTGGCACTTAAATTGTGACTCAGAATGTTTCATGTAGGACTGATCACATCTCAAGTTGTTGAGTTTGAAAGTGTTTGAATCTGGATGCAGGCTCTGTTCTCTAAGATCTTGATACTTAGCATGTCCCTGGACCAGCTTCCCATGGGAGCTCGTTAGCCATGCAGGATCTCAGGCTCCACcgcaaacctactgaatcagaatctgcttttGAACGGGAATCCCAGGTAAGTCATATGCCCACTAGAGTTTGAGAAGTGCTGCCcaagaggggaggagggctggagggAATGTTGCAGAACATTAGATGTTCAAGGGAACATCCAAACTGATTGGTCAGAAGATTAGTGGAGGATGAAAAGGAAGGGTGGAACACTAGCATGGAAACTGGGAGGAAGGGCTTCTCAGAAGCCAAAAAAGGGACCCTTAAAAAGGACAGGGTTAGACCCTCACGTCAAATATTGTAGAAACCTTAGGGAGCCTATGTCTGTAAAATCCTACAGGATTTGGCATGAGGGAAAGTTCTTGGGGCAGATGAAGAAGCCAGATTGTGGGAAAGTATGATCTGGAAATAGCGACTGAGGGGTTTGACTAACGCGAGAAGTTTGCAGCTTTGGTGCCGAGAAGAGATTGGAGAAATCGCTTTGGGGGTTGGGAGCCCCCaggagaggcaaagggaaggCACTGTCGTGGAAGAGCTGAGTGGTGTTAGAATATTCCCGCGACAGGCAGGGGAGAGCTTTTAACTGGAGGAGGCTCCGtcttcctggtacagagaagAGGGACGGCGGAAGATGAGAAGATGGATGAGAAGCCTTATGGCCACATGAGAGGAAGCCTTCTAAGCCCAGTAGGAGGGGAAAGCCTTCTGCTGAGAATGGAGAGAAGAATGTAAAGGAAGCTGAAAAGATAAgtaatgttttgatttttaaaaaacctcttaCAGGGATGAAGAGACTCTTGACATTCCTCTACTTAAGGTTACAAAATATCTTGAATCAACAGGATGACTGTTGCCGGAGTAGATTTCTGGGTTTGGTATTCCAGTAGGTTGGGCTTTATTGCTACGTAGTTAGCATATATGCTATGTGTGAGCTTAGCCTCTTGGGCTCCAGGGACCCAAAGCGTCTCAGTTTGTTCTACATGTCAAGTATTCCCCCCTCACGTACAACAATCTGATTTCTGACCCCCGGGGCTATTGAATTTGTAGTCTTGAAACTCCTAGTCACCACCAGTTGATAGATCCAATGGTGATTTTCCAgctgtcttctccctgcctttctgcaatatttgaaaaaaaaattaacggcCCCTCTTTCAACGAAACTGCCgtatatacatatttgttgaagaaactattaGAAATGATTTTTCTACTAAAGTGACCAAGCTGCTGAATCTTAGGGCCTCCATAAATGTTGcatcttattattttcattgaaaaataagGCATTCTATCTGATTACTTCTGGTAAATAGCAATTTTGTGTCTCCAGTGGTTTCAATTTTCCAAGCAGTCATGACAGTTTAACATGGTGGCTGCTGCTTTCAGGGGATTCTGTCAGATGAATCCTCATTTCTAGAGTAACCGCAGATGGCAAGAGTCCATCCATGAGGACTTCTCTGTCGTGGCCGGCCAAGGGGTCCTGCTTTGGCCGCTGAGGCTTCATCCCCCCGAATACGATTTTCCTGGGGTCTCACGGATATTCTTTGtgtcatttagaaatatttctgtaaGCAGTGTTCTGAATAGGTGGTACCTTcaggttttatttctcttgtgaaGCCCAAAAAACAGTCCAAAAAACAAGTTTCTGTAAGTTTATTGGAGGTCCCAGGAAATCCCCACAATTGTTTTATCTGATCAGATTCTGGTATTCGTGCAACCACGTCCTTCAGGTATGCTTATTAGTCACCTTTTCCCATGtagaggtttcctttttcttctggaaaagcaGTTTTCCAACCTTGGCTTGGATGCCTCCAGCGAGGCCTGATTCCTTACTCCATCACAGGCTCTTGCATCTGATACCAGTGAGTGGCTGGGGGCCGCGCTTCCGGTTgagtctgggggcagggggggcagggtCAAAGCAAGTGCCACAAGCTGCTAGATGGAGGAGCTGCcttacatatattcttttaaatcaaCAATACTGagagataatttatatttaataaaatgtacctGTTTTAAGCATGTGGTTGGTTGAGTTTTGACCAATACATGTACATACTCCTATAACCACCGCCGCAATCAAGCCATAGAACGTTTCCATCATTCCAAAAGATCCCAAGGCAACCACACGAATTTCATATCAATATAATCAATCCTACAATAGGCATTCTCTTGTGTCAACTTCTTTTGCTCAATGTGATGTCCTTGAGATTTATCCACGTTGTTGTACGTATCAGGTCTGTTTCCTTGTATCGCTGGATAGTATCCAATTGGATTGAGGAGCCGcaatttccttttccatttatttgtctgggcatttgggttgttttcaggtTTAATAGTTATGAATAAAGTTTCTATGCACATTAATATACAAATACTTGAGTGGATATTTGTTATCATTTTGGGGGGAGTAAATGTTTAGGAGTGGAAGTGTTGCATTACATAGTAAGTACATGTTTAAGGATCTGCCAAGCtgtttttccaaagcagttgtatTCTCAGTAGCAATATATAAGAGTTCTAGTTCTCCATTTTCCATcattcattttagccattgtggtgtgtgtgtaggcagtctcattgtgattttaatttgctattCTCTAAGGATCGATCAAATTAAGAATCTCGtttgtgcttattttccattCCTACATCTTACATCTTCTCTTGTGAAGTAGCTATTGAAATAGTTTAcccactactttaaaaaaatatatatttatgtttattttacttttgagagagagagaaacagtgcaagtgggggacaggcggagagagagagggagacccaggatctgaagcaggctccaggctctaagctgtcagcacagagccccacaaggggctcaaactcacaaacccgagaggtcatgacctgagctgaagtcagcgctcaacaggttgagccacccaggtgcccctattttacaCACTTCTAACATTTTCTCAGTATTAAGTTGTGGGAATTCCTTGTATGTACTGGACAGTGGTTCTTTGCCAGATATAttcattacaaatattttctgccaaTGTGTGAGTTGCCTTCTCATTTACTCAACATCTTAACAGAGCAGAAAGTTTTAATGACGAGGCCCAATTTATCAggttttccttttgtgatttGCATTTTGTGTGTCCTGTCTGATGTTGCCGACTCCAAGACTGAGaagattttcttctataaaaGTGTCTTCCACTTAACCTTACGGCTCCTTTACTTGGTTATATTGGAGCCTGCTAACTTACTTCCTTGTGGTCTGTTTCCTTTCCaactcctttttttctatttcctaacCAAGTACATTTCtaggctttctctttctttgattaCCCAATAATGTATATTCAgtcaaagaaaatttagaaaacaaaggaagCACCGTAAATCACAATAATAACAGCACCAGTTTTCAGTGCAGGACCTACCATACGTTAGCTGTGTTATGGTGGAACACAATGGTTATGAGAGCAAGCCTGGAAGTGTGGCTGGCTGGGTTGGAATTCTATTTCTACCACCTTTTACTTGCACGGTCTTGGAGTGTTTCACTTGGTGAGAATTTACAAGATCCAATAGTGTTTGCGGTACGGTTCTTGGTAGCAAAAGACACAAAGCAAAAGTGTCAGGAAACAGACGTACATCTTCGAGGCACAAGCTTCCTAAGCTGTTCCTCATCTAAGGACACACAGGATGTGTTTTCCCTCTAGCAGAGAAGCACAGGGACATGTATGGAATGCCCCTGCCCCAGGAAACCTCTTTGAGTCTCAGGGTCCAAGACCTTTAAGTGGGGGCTGATTGCATAGGCAGATCTCGCTACGCAATCTGCCATGGCAACCGAAACTCAGGACCCAACAGTGAAACCAGGTGCACATCATCAGTCTTGACACTAATTCAAAACAACATGACAAGCTAGTAGAACATGGTTCGTTGCTCCAGGTGTATATACAAAATCATTAATCACCAACACAAAGAACTCTCCAGGGCCACCATTCCCAGGGGCTAGCCAAGGGTCAATCATGATTCCCTTAGAAACAGCCAGGACCTGGCAACCATACGTGCTTTTTCATTCATGCTCTCTTCAGAAGTAACCTCTCTAAAgccttccttttcctcatctgtaaaatgggaatataaatGGAATTCCTTCATAGGgtggttgtgagaattaaatgagatgatacacATAAAGCTTTCAGCATTAATTTTTGGTACACAGTTATTGCTCAATAGCTATTACTTACTTTTATAGCTATTACTTACTATTATTAATAGTAAGCATTTCCTCCTGTGTCACATAAGGAGAACAGTACCTGTTTCATCAGGTGGTCATGAGGATAAGATGCAGGTCTAGTAAAAAGCTTAACACAGGGTTTGGTTTTTAAATCCCTACTAATCTCGGTGCCCCCTATAAACTGCATTATCCAGAAGAAACCATGATTAACATGTTGTCATATAAGCATTCCATTTGCCTTATTAACAATTAATTTGCACTGCTTTTTCAATAAAGCAGTGAAAAAATTCACACCTTTTTCAAAGCAGACACAGAATTGTCTCCTAAA
The DNA window shown above is from Neofelis nebulosa isolate mNeoNeb1 chromosome 5, mNeoNeb1.pri, whole genome shotgun sequence and carries:
- the LOC131513105 gene encoding mitochondrial import inner membrane translocase subunit Tim9-like — protein: METFYGLIAAVVIGDVVARIPESDQIKQLWGFPGTSNKLTETCFLDCFLGFTREIKPEEENRIRGDEASAAKAGPLGRPRQRSPHGWTLAICGYSRNEDSSDRIP